One segment of Salvelinus sp. IW2-2015 unplaced genomic scaffold, ASM291031v2 Un_scaffold1265, whole genome shotgun sequence DNA contains the following:
- the LOC112070228 gene encoding cytochrome b-c1 complex subunit 8, whose protein sequence is MGRHFGDLAKIRHVITYSLSPFEQRAFPNYFSKGIPNVWRRFTSSVFKVAPPMICMYLTYTWGNHVHSEGKRKVAADYENEE, encoded by the exons ATGGGTCGCCACTTTGGAGATTTGGCCAAGATCAGGCATGTGATCACCTATAGTCTATCCCCCTTCGAGCAGAGGGCTTTCCCCAACTACTTCTCTAAAGGAATCCCAAACGTCTGGAGACGATTCACATCATCCGTCTTCAAAGTTGCTCCCC CAATGATCTGCATGTACCTGACATACACCTGGGGCAACCATGTCCACTCAGAAGGAAAGAGGAAGGTTGCTGCTGACTACGAGAATGAAGAGTGA
- the LOC112070229 gene encoding heat shock 70 kDa protein 4 isoform X3 — MSVVGFDVGFLNCYVAVARAGGIETVANEYSDRCTPACVSFGPRNRSIGAAAKSQVVTNCKNTVQGFKRFHGRAFSDPYIQRLKSSLVYDLAQMPSGTTGIKVMYMEEEKVFSIEQVTAMLLTKMKETAEHALKKPVADCVVSVPCYYTDAERRSVVDAAQIAGLNCLRLMNETTAVALAYGIYKQDLPAPEEKPRIVVFVDIGHSGYQTSVCAFNKGKLKIFATACDPELGGKDFDEMLVRHFCEEFGKKYKLDVKTKPRALVRLYQECEKLKKLMSANSSDLPLNIECFMNDIDVSGKLNRVQFEEMCADVLARVEAPLHNLMEQASEYQLKKEDIYAVEIVGGASRIPSVKERISRFFGKELSTTLNADEAVARGCALQCAILSPAFKVREFSITDAVAYPISLKWNSAAEEGSSDCEVFPKNHAAPFSKVLTFYRREPFSLEAYYNTPKELPYPDPTIGQFVIQKVVPQASGESSKVKVKVRVNIHGIFSVSSASLVEVQKTEEGEEPMDTEQQATPEEETDQDETKAQGDGQKETEEEEEEKKTPPENEEMETSPEESKTEKKSDQPPQAKXPKVKTKVLELPIENSPQWELAVDMLNLFVENEGKMIMQDKLEKERNDAKNYVEEYVYDMRDKLHGRLEKFVSEADRDILSLQLEDTENWLYEDGEDQPKQQYIDKMAELKKLGQPIQERYMESEERPRAFDDMGKQIQMYMKIVEAYKTKEEQYDHLDQEEINKVDKMVNEAMIWLNSKMNQQSKLSLTVEPAVRVREIQDKTKELYSSCNPIVTKXKPKVELPKDNKAGEQNGPVNGQEKAPAEGTEKQTADSTGIPPSTESTEPRPDMDLD, encoded by the exons ATGTCTGTGGTAGGATTCGACGTCGGGTTCCTGAACTGCTATGTAGCGGTTGCTCGAGCCGGAGGAATAGAAACTGTAGCCAATGAATATAGTGATCGATGTACACC AGCATGTGTGTCATTTGGACCACGGAATCGATCTATTGGTGCAGCTGCAAAAAGCCAG GTCGTCACAAACTGCAAGAACACAGTCCAAGGGTTCAAGAGATTTCATGGCCGGGCTTTTTCTGATCCGTACATCCAGCGGTTGAAATCCAGCCTTGTTTACGACTTAGCGCAGATGCCTTCGGGCACCACTGGCATCAAG GTSATGtacatggaggaggagaaggtgttcAGCATTGAGCAGGTCACTGCCATGCTTCTGACCAAGATGAAGGAGACCGCTGAGCATGCACTGAAGAAACCCGTGGCTGACTGCGTTGTCTCT GTCCCCTGCTACTACACGGATGCCGAGAGGAGATCAGTGGTGGAYGCAGCACAGATCGCTGGACTCAACTGTCTGAGGCTCATGAATGAGACAACTGCAG TGGCGTTGGCATATGGAATCTACAAGCAGGACCTCCCTGCTCCAGAGGAGAAGCCCAGGATTGTGGTGTTTGTAGACATTGGACACTCTGGATACCAGACCTCTGTCTGTGCCTTCAACAAGGGCAAGCTGAAG ATTTTTGCGACGGCCTGCGACCCGGAGCTGGGCGGGAAGGACTTTGACGAGATGCTGGTGAGACACTTCTGTGAGGAGTTTGGGAAGAAGTACAAGCTGGACGTGAAGACCAAGCCCAGGGCTCTGGTCAGGCTCTACCAGGAGTGTGAGAAACTCAAGAAGCTGATGAGCGCCAACTCCTCAGACCTGCCCCTCAACATCGAGTGCTTTATGAACGACATCGACGTCTCTGGAAAACTCAACAG GGTTCAGTTTGAGGAGATGTGTGCTGACGTTCTGGCCAGAGTGGAGGCACCACTACACAACCTGATGGAGCAAGCCAGTGAGTATC AACTGAAGAAGGAGGACATCTATGCGGTGGAAATAGTGGGCGGAGCATCCCGTATCCCGTCTGTCAAAGAGAGGATCAGCAGATTCTTTGGGAAGGAGCTGAGCACCACCCTGAATGCTGATGAGGCCGTGGCCAGAGGATGTGCCCTGCAG TGTGCAATCCTGTCCCCTGCATTCAAAGTGCGTGAGTTCTCCATCACAGACGCAGTTGCTTACCCAATCTCTCTGAAATggaactctgctgcagaggaaggcTCGAG CGATTGCGAGGTATTCCCAAAGAACCATGCTGCACCCTTCTCCAAAGTGTTGACTTTCTACCGGAGGGAGCCTTTCTCTCTGGAAGCCTACTACAACACCCCCAAAGAGCTGCCGTACCCCGACCCCACCATAG GTCAGTTTGTGATCCAGAAGGTGGTGCCCCAGGCGTCTGGGGAGAGCTCTAAGGTCAAGGTGAAGGTGAGGGTCAACATCCACGGCATCTTCAGCGTCTCCTCAGCCTCGCTGGTGGAGGTCCAGAAGACCGAGGAAGGAGAGGAGCCCATggacacagaacagcaggcaACACCAGAGGAAGAG ACTGACCAGGATGAGACAAAGGCCCAAGGAgatggacagaaagagacagaagaggaggaggaggagaagaagacgcCGCCAGAGAATGAGGAGATGGAG ACCTCCCCAGAGGAGAGTAAGACAGAGAAGAAGTCTGACCAGCCTCCCCAGGCCAAGAAKCCCAAAGTCAAGACAAAAGTCTTGGAGCTTCCCATTGAGAACAGTCCTCAGTGGGAGCTGGCCGTTGACATGCTCAACCTCTTTGTAGAAAATGAG GGTAAAATGATCATGCAGGacaagctggagaaggagaggaacgaCGCTAAGAATTACGTGGAGGAGTATGTGTACGACATGAGGGACAAACTACACGGCAGGCTGGAGAAATTCGTCAGTGAAGCT gaTCGGGATATCCTGTCGTTACAACTGGAGGACACAGAGAACTGGCTGTATGAAGACGGAGAGGACCAACCTAAACAACAGTACATCGACAAAATGGCCGAGCTGAAG AAACTGGGTCAGCCTATCCAGGAGAGGTACATGGAGTCTGAGGAAAGACCCAGAGCCTTCGATGACATGGGGAAACAGATCCAGATGTACATGAAGATCGTTGAAGCTTATAAAACCAAG GAGGAGCAGTATGACCATCTGGACCAGGAAGAGATCAACAAGGTGGATAAGATGGTGAATGAAGCCATGATCTGGCTGAACAGCAAGATGAACCAGCAGAGTAAACTGAGCTTGACTGTGGAGCCTGCTGTTAGAGTCAGAGAGATACAGGACAAGACTAAG GAGCTGTACTCTTCCTGCAACCCCATCGTGACCAAGYCCAAGCCCAAGGTGGAGCTGCCTAAAGACAACAAGGCAGGGGAGCAGAATGGACCAGTCAATGGCCAGGAGAAAGCCCCAGCCGAGGGCACCGAGAAGCAGACCGCCGACAGCACAGGCATCCCCCCCTCCACGGAATCCACGGAACCTAGACCTGACATGGACCTTGACTaa
- the LOC112070229 gene encoding heat shock 70 kDa protein 4 isoform X1: protein MSVVGFDVGFLNCYVAVARAGGIETVANEYSDRCTPACVSFGPRNRSIGAAAKSQVVTNCKNTVQGFKRFHGRAFSDPYIQRLKSSLVYDLAQMPSGTTGIKVMYMEEEKVFSIEQVTAMLLTKMKETAEHALKKPVADCVVSVPCYYTDAERRSVVDAAQIAGLNCLRLMNETTAVALAYGIYKQDLPAPEEKPRIVVFVDIGHSGYQTSVCAFNKGKLKIFATACDPELGGKDFDEMLVRHFCEEFGKKYKLDVKTKPRALVRLYQECEKLKKLMSANSSDLPLNIECFMNDIDVSGKLNRVQFEEMCADVLARVEAPLHNLMEQASEYQLKKEDIYAVEIVGGASRIPSVKERISRFFGKELSTTLNADEAVARGCALQCAILSPAFKVREFSITDAVAYPISLKWNSAAEEGSSDCEVFPKNHAAPFSKVLTFYRREPFSLEAYYNTPKELPYPDPTIGQFVIQKVVPQASGESSKVKVKVRVNIHGIFSVSSASLVEVQKTEEGEEPMDTEQQATPEEEGNMQTDQDETKAQGDGQKETEEEEEEKKTPPENEEMETSPEESKTEKKSDQPPQAKXPKVKTKVLELPIENSPQWELAVDMLNLFVENEGKMIMQDKLEKERNDAKNYVEEYVYDMRDKLHGRLEKFVSEADRDILSLQLEDTENWLYEDGEDQPKQQYIDKMAELKKLGQPIQERYMESEERPRAFDDMGKQIQMYMKIVEAYKTKEEQYDHLDQEEINKVDKMVNEAMIWLNSKMNQQSKLSLTVEPAVRVREIQDKTKELYSSCNPIVTKXKPKVELPKDNKAGEQNGPVNGQEKAPAEGTEKQTADSTGIPPSTESTEPRPDMDLD, encoded by the exons ATGTCTGTGGTAGGATTCGACGTCGGGTTCCTGAACTGCTATGTAGCGGTTGCTCGAGCCGGAGGAATAGAAACTGTAGCCAATGAATATAGTGATCGATGTACACC AGCATGTGTGTCATTTGGACCACGGAATCGATCTATTGGTGCAGCTGCAAAAAGCCAG GTCGTCACAAACTGCAAGAACACAGTCCAAGGGTTCAAGAGATTTCATGGCCGGGCTTTTTCTGATCCGTACATCCAGCGGTTGAAATCCAGCCTTGTTTACGACTTAGCGCAGATGCCTTCGGGCACCACTGGCATCAAG GTSATGtacatggaggaggagaaggtgttcAGCATTGAGCAGGTCACTGCCATGCTTCTGACCAAGATGAAGGAGACCGCTGAGCATGCACTGAAGAAACCCGTGGCTGACTGCGTTGTCTCT GTCCCCTGCTACTACACGGATGCCGAGAGGAGATCAGTGGTGGAYGCAGCACAGATCGCTGGACTCAACTGTCTGAGGCTCATGAATGAGACAACTGCAG TGGCGTTGGCATATGGAATCTACAAGCAGGACCTCCCTGCTCCAGAGGAGAAGCCCAGGATTGTGGTGTTTGTAGACATTGGACACTCTGGATACCAGACCTCTGTCTGTGCCTTCAACAAGGGCAAGCTGAAG ATTTTTGCGACGGCCTGCGACCCGGAGCTGGGCGGGAAGGACTTTGACGAGATGCTGGTGAGACACTTCTGTGAGGAGTTTGGGAAGAAGTACAAGCTGGACGTGAAGACCAAGCCCAGGGCTCTGGTCAGGCTCTACCAGGAGTGTGAGAAACTCAAGAAGCTGATGAGCGCCAACTCCTCAGACCTGCCCCTCAACATCGAGTGCTTTATGAACGACATCGACGTCTCTGGAAAACTCAACAG GGTTCAGTTTGAGGAGATGTGTGCTGACGTTCTGGCCAGAGTGGAGGCACCACTACACAACCTGATGGAGCAAGCCAGTGAGTATC AACTGAAGAAGGAGGACATCTATGCGGTGGAAATAGTGGGCGGAGCATCCCGTATCCCGTCTGTCAAAGAGAGGATCAGCAGATTCTTTGGGAAGGAGCTGAGCACCACCCTGAATGCTGATGAGGCCGTGGCCAGAGGATGTGCCCTGCAG TGTGCAATCCTGTCCCCTGCATTCAAAGTGCGTGAGTTCTCCATCACAGACGCAGTTGCTTACCCAATCTCTCTGAAATggaactctgctgcagaggaaggcTCGAG CGATTGCGAGGTATTCCCAAAGAACCATGCTGCACCCTTCTCCAAAGTGTTGACTTTCTACCGGAGGGAGCCTTTCTCTCTGGAAGCCTACTACAACACCCCCAAAGAGCTGCCGTACCCCGACCCCACCATAG GTCAGTTTGTGATCCAGAAGGTGGTGCCCCAGGCGTCTGGGGAGAGCTCTAAGGTCAAGGTGAAGGTGAGGGTCAACATCCACGGCATCTTCAGCGTCTCCTCAGCCTCGCTGGTGGAGGTCCAGAAGACCGAGGAAGGAGAGGAGCCCATggacacagaacagcaggcaACACCAGAGGAAGAG GGCAACATGCAGACTGACCAGGATGAGACAAAGGCCCAAGGAgatggacagaaagagacagaagaggaggaggaggagaagaagacgcCGCCAGAGAATGAGGAGATGGAG ACCTCCCCAGAGGAGAGTAAGACAGAGAAGAAGTCTGACCAGCCTCCCCAGGCCAAGAAKCCCAAAGTCAAGACAAAAGTCTTGGAGCTTCCCATTGAGAACAGTCCTCAGTGGGAGCTGGCCGTTGACATGCTCAACCTCTTTGTAGAAAATGAG GGTAAAATGATCATGCAGGacaagctggagaaggagaggaacgaCGCTAAGAATTACGTGGAGGAGTATGTGTACGACATGAGGGACAAACTACACGGCAGGCTGGAGAAATTCGTCAGTGAAGCT gaTCGGGATATCCTGTCGTTACAACTGGAGGACACAGAGAACTGGCTGTATGAAGACGGAGAGGACCAACCTAAACAACAGTACATCGACAAAATGGCCGAGCTGAAG AAACTGGGTCAGCCTATCCAGGAGAGGTACATGGAGTCTGAGGAAAGACCCAGAGCCTTCGATGACATGGGGAAACAGATCCAGATGTACATGAAGATCGTTGAAGCTTATAAAACCAAG GAGGAGCAGTATGACCATCTGGACCAGGAAGAGATCAACAAGGTGGATAAGATGGTGAATGAAGCCATGATCTGGCTGAACAGCAAGATGAACCAGCAGAGTAAACTGAGCTTGACTGTGGAGCCTGCTGTTAGAGTCAGAGAGATACAGGACAAGACTAAG GAGCTGTACTCTTCCTGCAACCCCATCGTGACCAAGYCCAAGCCCAAGGTGGAGCTGCCTAAAGACAACAAGGCAGGGGAGCAGAATGGACCAGTCAATGGCCAGGAGAAAGCCCCAGCCGAGGGCACCGAGAAGCAGACCGCCGACAGCACAGGCATCCCCCCCTCCACGGAATCCACGGAACCTAGACCTGACATGGACCTTGACTaa
- the LOC112070230 gene encoding glucosamine-6-phosphate isomerase 2 isoform X2 has product MTEVPAFSKKKCFKGERRMRTMKLIILNDYDQVGEWAAKYIRNKILRFNPGPDRFFILGLPTGGTPLGCYKKLIEFYKKGEISFKYVKTFNMDEYVGIARNHPESYHSFMWNNLFKHIDIKSENTHILDGNAANLVEECDSFEEKIKAAGGIDLFVGGIGPDGHIAFNEPGSSLLSRTRVKTLAQDTILANARFFEGDLSKVPTMALTVGVATVMDAREVMILITGAHKAFALYKAIEEGVNHMWTVSAFQQHPQTVFVCDEDATLELRVKTVKYFQGMMHVHNKLVDPLPPK; this is encoded by the exons ATGACAGAGGTTCCTGCTTTctcaaaaaaaaagtgttttaaaggGGAAAGGCGGATGCG GACCATGAAGCTGATCATCCTGAATGATTATGACCAAGTTGGTGAGTGGGCTGCCAAGTACATCAGGAATAAAATCCTTCGCTTCAACCCTGGACCAGACAGATTCTTCATTCTAGGACTCCCCACAG GAGGTACCCCTCTGGGATGCTATAAGAAGCTGATTGAGTTTTATAAGAAAGGAGAGATCTCTTTCAAGTATGTCAAAACGTTCAACATGGACGAGTATGTGG GTATTGCTCGGAATCACCCAGAGAGCTACCATTCCTTCATGTGGAATAATCTCTTCAAGCACATTGACATCAAATCTGAGAACACCCATATCCTGGATGGCAACGCTGCCAACCTTGTAGAGGAGTGTGATTCCTTTGAGGAGAAGATCAAAGCAGCTGGAGGAATTGACCTCTTTGTTGGAG GTATTGGACCGGATGGCCACATTGCCTTCAACGAGCCAGGCTCCAGTCTATTGTCCAGGACCAGAGTGAAGACCCTGGCTCAGGACACCATCCTGGCCAACGCACGCTTCTTTGAGGGAGATCTGTCTAAAGTACCCACCATGGCTCTGACTGTGGGAGTGGCCACTGTCATGGATGCCAGAGAG GTCATGATTCTAATCACGGGAGCACACAAAGCGTTTGCCCTTTACAAGGCCATAGAGGAAGGGGTGAACCACATGTGGACGGTGTCGGCCTTTCAGCAGCACCCtcagactgtgtttgtgtgtgacgagGATGCTACCCTGGAACTGAGGGTTAAAACTGTCAAGTACTTCCAAG GGATGATGCATGTGCACAACAAGTTGGTGGATCCACTGCCTCCCAAGTAA
- the LOC112070230 gene encoding glucosamine-6-phosphate isomerase 1 isoform X1, whose translation MKLIILNDYDQVGEWAAKYIRNKILRFNPGPDRFFILGLPTGGTPLGCYKKLIEFYKKGEISFKYVKTFNMDEYVGIARNHPESYHSFMWNNLFKHIDIKSENTHILDGNAANLVEECDSFEEKIKAAGGIDLFVGGIGPDGHIAFNEPGSSLLSRTRVKTLAQDTILANARFFEGDLSKVPTMALTVGVATVMDAREVMILITGAHKAFALYKAIEEGVNHMWTVSAFQQHPQTVFVCDEDATLELRVKTVKYFQGMMHVHNKLVDPLPPK comes from the exons ATGAAGCTGATCATCCTGAATGATTATGACCAAGTTGGTGAGTGGGCTGCCAAGTACATCAGGAATAAAATCCTTCGCTTCAACCCTGGACCAGACAGATTCTTCATTCTAGGACTCCCCACAG GAGGTACCCCTCTGGGATGCTATAAGAAGCTGATTGAGTTTTATAAGAAAGGAGAGATCTCTTTCAAGTATGTCAAAACGTTCAACATGGACGAGTATGTGG GTATTGCTCGGAATCACCCAGAGAGCTACCATTCCTTCATGTGGAATAATCTCTTCAAGCACATTGACATCAAATCTGAGAACACCCATATCCTGGATGGCAACGCTGCCAACCTTGTAGAGGAGTGTGATTCCTTTGAGGAGAAGATCAAAGCAGCTGGAGGAATTGACCTCTTTGTTGGAG GTATTGGACCGGATGGCCACATTGCCTTCAACGAGCCAGGCTCCAGTCTATTGTCCAGGACCAGAGTGAAGACCCTGGCTCAGGACACCATCCTGGCCAACGCACGCTTCTTTGAGGGAGATCTGTCTAAAGTACCCACCATGGCTCTGACTGTGGGAGTGGCCACTGTCATGGATGCCAGAGAG GTCATGATTCTAATCACGGGAGCACACAAAGCGTTTGCCCTTTACAAGGCCATAGAGGAAGGGGTGAACCACATGTGGACGGTGTCGGCCTTTCAGCAGCACCCtcagactgtgtttgtgtgtgacgagGATGCTACCCTGGAACTGAGGGTTAAAACTGTCAAGTACTTCCAAG GGATGATGCATGTGCACAACAAGTTGGTGGATCCACTGCCTCCCAAGTAA
- the LOC112070229 gene encoding heat shock 70 kDa protein 4 isoform X2 yields the protein MSVVGFDVGFLNCYVAVARAGGIETVANEYSDRCTPACVSFGPRNRSIGAAAKSQVVTNCKNTVQGFKRFHGRAFSDPYIQRLKSSLVYDLAQMPSGTTGIKVMYMEEEKVFSIEQVTAMLLTKMKETAEHALKKPVADCVVSVPCYYTDAERRSVVDAAQIAGLNCLRLMNETTAVALAYGIYKQDLPAPEEKPRIVVFVDIGHSGYQTSVCAFNKGKLKIFATACDPELGGKDFDEMLVRHFCEEFGKKYKLDVKTKPRALVRLYQECEKLKKLMSANSSDLPLNIECFMNDIDVSGKLNRVQFEEMCADVLARVEAPLHNLMEQAKLKKEDIYAVEIVGGASRIPSVKERISRFFGKELSTTLNADEAVARGCALQCAILSPAFKVREFSITDAVAYPISLKWNSAAEEGSSDCEVFPKNHAAPFSKVLTFYRREPFSLEAYYNTPKELPYPDPTIGQFVIQKVVPQASGESSKVKVKVRVNIHGIFSVSSASLVEVQKTEEGEEPMDTEQQATPEEEGNMQTDQDETKAQGDGQKETEEEEEEKKTPPENEEMETSPEESKTEKKSDQPPQAKXPKVKTKVLELPIENSPQWELAVDMLNLFVENEGKMIMQDKLEKERNDAKNYVEEYVYDMRDKLHGRLEKFVSEADRDILSLQLEDTENWLYEDGEDQPKQQYIDKMAELKKLGQPIQERYMESEERPRAFDDMGKQIQMYMKIVEAYKTKEEQYDHLDQEEINKVDKMVNEAMIWLNSKMNQQSKLSLTVEPAVRVREIQDKTKELYSSCNPIVTKXKPKVELPKDNKAGEQNGPVNGQEKAPAEGTEKQTADSTGIPPSTESTEPRPDMDLD from the exons ATGTCTGTGGTAGGATTCGACGTCGGGTTCCTGAACTGCTATGTAGCGGTTGCTCGAGCCGGAGGAATAGAAACTGTAGCCAATGAATATAGTGATCGATGTACACC AGCATGTGTGTCATTTGGACCACGGAATCGATCTATTGGTGCAGCTGCAAAAAGCCAG GTCGTCACAAACTGCAAGAACACAGTCCAAGGGTTCAAGAGATTTCATGGCCGGGCTTTTTCTGATCCGTACATCCAGCGGTTGAAATCCAGCCTTGTTTACGACTTAGCGCAGATGCCTTCGGGCACCACTGGCATCAAG GTSATGtacatggaggaggagaaggtgttcAGCATTGAGCAGGTCACTGCCATGCTTCTGACCAAGATGAAGGAGACCGCTGAGCATGCACTGAAGAAACCCGTGGCTGACTGCGTTGTCTCT GTCCCCTGCTACTACACGGATGCCGAGAGGAGATCAGTGGTGGAYGCAGCACAGATCGCTGGACTCAACTGTCTGAGGCTCATGAATGAGACAACTGCAG TGGCGTTGGCATATGGAATCTACAAGCAGGACCTCCCTGCTCCAGAGGAGAAGCCCAGGATTGTGGTGTTTGTAGACATTGGACACTCTGGATACCAGACCTCTGTCTGTGCCTTCAACAAGGGCAAGCTGAAG ATTTTTGCGACGGCCTGCGACCCGGAGCTGGGCGGGAAGGACTTTGACGAGATGCTGGTGAGACACTTCTGTGAGGAGTTTGGGAAGAAGTACAAGCTGGACGTGAAGACCAAGCCCAGGGCTCTGGTCAGGCTCTACCAGGAGTGTGAGAAACTCAAGAAGCTGATGAGCGCCAACTCCTCAGACCTGCCCCTCAACATCGAGTGCTTTATGAACGACATCGACGTCTCTGGAAAACTCAACAG GGTTCAGTTTGAGGAGATGTGTGCTGACGTTCTGGCCAGAGTGGAGGCACCACTACACAACCTGATGGAGCAAGCCA AACTGAAGAAGGAGGACATCTATGCGGTGGAAATAGTGGGCGGAGCATCCCGTATCCCGTCTGTCAAAGAGAGGATCAGCAGATTCTTTGGGAAGGAGCTGAGCACCACCCTGAATGCTGATGAGGCCGTGGCCAGAGGATGTGCCCTGCAG TGTGCAATCCTGTCCCCTGCATTCAAAGTGCGTGAGTTCTCCATCACAGACGCAGTTGCTTACCCAATCTCTCTGAAATggaactctgctgcagaggaaggcTCGAG CGATTGCGAGGTATTCCCAAAGAACCATGCTGCACCCTTCTCCAAAGTGTTGACTTTCTACCGGAGGGAGCCTTTCTCTCTGGAAGCCTACTACAACACCCCCAAAGAGCTGCCGTACCCCGACCCCACCATAG GTCAGTTTGTGATCCAGAAGGTGGTGCCCCAGGCGTCTGGGGAGAGCTCTAAGGTCAAGGTGAAGGTGAGGGTCAACATCCACGGCATCTTCAGCGTCTCCTCAGCCTCGCTGGTGGAGGTCCAGAAGACCGAGGAAGGAGAGGAGCCCATggacacagaacagcaggcaACACCAGAGGAAGAG GGCAACATGCAGACTGACCAGGATGAGACAAAGGCCCAAGGAgatggacagaaagagacagaagaggaggaggaggagaagaagacgcCGCCAGAGAATGAGGAGATGGAG ACCTCCCCAGAGGAGAGTAAGACAGAGAAGAAGTCTGACCAGCCTCCCCAGGCCAAGAAKCCCAAAGTCAAGACAAAAGTCTTGGAGCTTCCCATTGAGAACAGTCCTCAGTGGGAGCTGGCCGTTGACATGCTCAACCTCTTTGTAGAAAATGAG GGTAAAATGATCATGCAGGacaagctggagaaggagaggaacgaCGCTAAGAATTACGTGGAGGAGTATGTGTACGACATGAGGGACAAACTACACGGCAGGCTGGAGAAATTCGTCAGTGAAGCT gaTCGGGATATCCTGTCGTTACAACTGGAGGACACAGAGAACTGGCTGTATGAAGACGGAGAGGACCAACCTAAACAACAGTACATCGACAAAATGGCCGAGCTGAAG AAACTGGGTCAGCCTATCCAGGAGAGGTACATGGAGTCTGAGGAAAGACCCAGAGCCTTCGATGACATGGGGAAACAGATCCAGATGTACATGAAGATCGTTGAAGCTTATAAAACCAAG GAGGAGCAGTATGACCATCTGGACCAGGAAGAGATCAACAAGGTGGATAAGATGGTGAATGAAGCCATGATCTGGCTGAACAGCAAGATGAACCAGCAGAGTAAACTGAGCTTGACTGTGGAGCCTGCTGTTAGAGTCAGAGAGATACAGGACAAGACTAAG GAGCTGTACTCTTCCTGCAACCCCATCGTGACCAAGYCCAAGCCCAAGGTGGAGCTGCCTAAAGACAACAAGGCAGGGGAGCAGAATGGACCAGTCAATGGCCAGGAGAAAGCCCCAGCCGAGGGCACCGAGAAGCAGACCGCCGACAGCACAGGCATCCCCCCCTCCACGGAATCCACGGAACCTAGACCTGACATGGACCTTGACTaa